The genomic interval TCCTTTGTTCGGCCACAAAGTCAGCCAGTTCAGGTGTTATTTCTGTTTGCCAACCACCGTATTGCTCCATTTGAGCATAAATATCTCTGGAGCCTTTTCGGAGCTGAATGGCTTTTACGCTTTTCGTAAAGGCAATGTCGCTTATGTAGTCCAATCTAACATACCTCACTTATTTAAAGGCCCAGTTCGTTTAACCCAGGGTGGTCTTCAGGGCGTCGACCCAAAGGCCAGAGAAGTTTTCGTTCTTCCGAGCTGATTGTGTGCTCATTAATACTCGCAATTCTACGGCGCATCAGACCATCATCATCGAACTCCCAGTTTTCATTTCCGTAGGCGCGAAACCATTGTCCGGAATCATCATGGAATTCATAGGCAAAGCGAACCGCTATGCGGTTGCCAGTAAAAGCCCATAGCCCTTTGATAAGTCGGTAGTCGAGTTCGCGGGTCCATTTGCGTATCAGCAATTGCGTTATTTCGTTTCGCCCGACCACGAACTCTGCCCGGTTACGCCATGAACAATTTTCCGTGTAGGCCAGAACGACTTTTCCGGGATCACGAGTATTCCAGGCGTCTTCCGCGAGGCGGATCTTTTTGATGGCAGTTTTTTCATCAAACGGTGGTAAAACAGGATTGGTCATTATGCTTCCTCTATTCAAAAACAAAGGGCAGCGATACGCCGCCCGGACTATTGACTTAAGCGACCATCGTTCTGACGGTTGGAAAGTCGATTTCAGTTCCCAGAACTTCATTCATGTAGTTAGTGAGTGTGTTTACTGCGACGTGGCCCACGATTTCGACGATTTCGGCATCGCTATAACCAG from Gynuella sunshinyii YC6258 carries:
- a CDS encoding DUF1348 family protein, encoding MTNPVLPPFDEKTAIKKIRLAEDAWNTRDPGKVVLAYTENCSWRNRAEFVVGRNEITQLLIRKWTRELDYRLIKGLWAFTGNRIAVRFAYEFHDDSGQWFRAYGNENWEFDDDGLMRRRIASINEHTISSEERKLLWPLGRRPEDHPGLNELGL